Proteins encoded by one window of Candidatus Finniella inopinata:
- a CDS encoding CDP-alcohol phosphatidyltransferase family protein produces MLSFSVNLKLLVNLNLPNLITGVRVVAAPVVVYGIYNSHPYLAFWIFFIAGLTDWLDGFTARYYNQESILGQLFDPLADKFLIITVTIALMVSHRMPVWLSVAIIGRDVLLLAGSGLVWLYHLPINLKPLVIGKVSTFLQIFLCLFLLGLEILVAPPALAKSFLAVLFYATLTATTFSGLAYAKVFCCSLRKP; encoded by the coding sequence TTGCTTTCTTTTTCAGTCAACTTGAAATTGTTGGTTAATTTAAACTTACCAAACTTGATAACGGGTGTCCGCGTCGTTGCGGCACCTGTTGTTGTTTACGGAATCTATAATTCCCATCCTTACCTTGCCTTTTGGATTTTTTTCATCGCTGGCCTAACCGATTGGTTGGATGGCTTCACAGCACGTTATTACAATCAAGAATCCATTCTTGGACAATTATTTGATCCACTGGCAGATAAGTTTTTAATCATCACCGTAACTATTGCCTTAATGGTGTCTCACCGAATGCCTGTGTGGCTGTCCGTTGCGATTATTGGCCGCGATGTATTACTTTTAGCAGGATCGGGCTTAGTCTGGCTTTATCACCTGCCTATCAATCTTAAACCCCTGGTTATTGGAAAGGTAAGCACCTTCCTTCAAATTTTCCTTTGTTTGTTCTTATTAGGCTTGGAAATCTTGGTTGCTCCACCGGCCTTAGCAAAAAGCTTTTTAGCCGTTCTGTTTTACGCTACTCTTACAGCAACAACTTTTTCTGGATTAGCCTATGCCAAAGTCTTTTGCTGCAGCCTTAGAAAGCCCTAA
- the ndk gene encoding nucleoside-diphosphate kinase: MTLQRTLSILKPDVTRRHLTGKVNAKIEESGLRIVAQKRLHLSKVQAQLFYAVHAERAFFNDLCDFMCAGPVVVQVLEGENAVAHYREVMGATNPANAAEGTIRRDFAESIEANSVHGSDSAENAQIEIAFFFSQLEIVG, encoded by the coding sequence GTGACTCTTCAAAGAACATTATCCATCCTAAAACCAGATGTGACCCGTCGCCATTTAACAGGAAAGGTCAATGCAAAAATTGAAGAATCCGGCCTGCGTATTGTGGCTCAAAAACGTCTTCATCTATCGAAAGTGCAAGCACAACTGTTTTATGCCGTTCATGCCGAACGCGCTTTCTTTAATGACCTGTGCGATTTCATGTGCGCTGGACCAGTTGTTGTTCAGGTTCTAGAAGGTGAAAATGCAGTGGCCCACTATCGTGAAGTCATGGGTGCCACCAATCCTGCTAATGCAGCTGAAGGCACAATCCGTCGCGATTTCGCTGAATCCATAGAAGCAAACTCAGTGCACGGTTCTGATTCTGCTGAAAATGCACAAATTGAAATTGCTTTCTTTTTCAGTCAACTTGAAATTGTTGGTTAA
- a CDS encoding helix-turn-helix domain-containing protein has protein sequence MPFGLDRNHYSIFAGIRTNSSMTASQMAKEMGKSSQYVGRVMTSLVEKKLISIQRDGRDKFYEPAIDAIIAYANPNQL, from the coding sequence TTGCCGTTCGGTTTAGACCGGAATCACTATTCGATTTTCGCCGGAATACGCACTAATTCTTCTATGACCGCATCACAGATGGCAAAGGAAATGGGGAAAAGTTCTCAATATGTGGGTCGTGTTATGACAAGTTTAGTAGAAAAGAAGCTTATTTCTATTCAACGAGATGGCCGTGATAAATTCTACGAGCCGGCAATTGACGCAATCATTGCCTATGCTAACCCTAATCAACTCTAA
- the nrdR gene encoding transcriptional regulator NrdR produces MRCPFCSHNDTSVKDSRTTDDQACIRRRRFCGECGSRFTTFERIQLRDLVVAKKNGIRVPFDRDKLAQSITSAVHKRNLDPERVEKLISSLVRQLETSGDQEVSTKLIGEMAMQALFHLDSVAYVRFASVYHDFTDVSDFIEFIQRLKTEPSASFGFPAD; encoded by the coding sequence ATGCGCTGTCCCTTTTGCAGTCATAACGATACATCGGTCAAAGATTCCCGCACCACCGATGATCAGGCGTGCATCCGCCGGCGGCGCTTTTGTGGGGAATGTGGGTCGCGCTTTACCACGTTTGAACGCATTCAGTTGCGTGACCTGGTGGTTGCCAAAAAAAATGGAATTCGTGTTCCTTTTGATCGGGATAAATTGGCCCAGTCCATCACAAGTGCTGTTCACAAACGCAATCTTGACCCAGAACGAGTTGAAAAGTTAATTTCTAGCCTTGTCAGACAACTTGAAACATCGGGCGATCAAGAGGTTTCCACCAAACTGATTGGCGAAATGGCAATGCAGGCTTTATTCCACCTTGATTCTGTAGCCTACGTTCGGTTTGCCAGCGTTTATCATGATTTCACTGATGTGAGCGACTTTATCGAATTTATCCAACGATTGAAAACCGAACCTTCCGCCTCCTTCGGCTTTCCTGCTGACTAA
- the istA gene encoding IS21 family transposase — MRKIREILRLRYSCGCSYQEIAKSIGISASTAVEGVKRAKAVNLSWPVPDNLGDEELEIKLYPPAQKINKEQRGEIDCIYIHKELKCKHVTLQLLWSEYKEKYPQGISYSQFCDVYRGWRNSTLDVWMHQTHKAGERLFVDYAGQTMSVVTDTSTGEVGEAQIFVAALGASSFTYVEATWTQTLADWIKSHVNAFEYYGGCPEIVVPDNLKSGVHKAHLYEPDINPTYQDMASYYGVAIIPTRSRSPKDKAKVENAVQQVERQILAKLRNRTFFSLSELNQAIQPLLDVLNRRPFQKLPGSRLSHFQDLEKQALKSLPTTRYEYAEWKKVKAGFNYHIELDKHFYSVPYALAKESLYVRYGPTIVEIFCQNKCVATHVRSYGANGYTTNTLHMPKAHQAQVEWTPERIVSWAKKTGEATAKLIEVIMASRAHPQQGFRTCLGILRLGKSYGEDRLELACKRALEIGGHSYKNVESILKNKMDQQSLSSSSEVNSLSDSHEYIRGQKYFK, encoded by the coding sequence ATGAGAAAGATCAGAGAAATCTTACGTTTACGGTACAGCTGTGGATGTAGTTACCAGGAGATAGCCAAGAGCATTGGCATTAGCGCGAGTACGGCGGTTGAAGGCGTCAAGAGGGCAAAAGCAGTTAACTTAAGCTGGCCTGTGCCCGACAATCTAGGCGACGAAGAGTTGGAGATCAAGCTGTATCCGCCTGCTCAAAAAATCAATAAAGAACAACGGGGAGAGATTGATTGCATTTATATTCATAAAGAACTCAAGTGCAAGCATGTTACGTTACAATTATTATGGAGTGAGTATAAAGAAAAGTACCCCCAAGGGATTAGCTACAGCCAGTTCTGCGACGTTTACCGAGGATGGCGTAATTCAACACTTGATGTCTGGATGCACCAGACCCACAAAGCAGGAGAGAGACTTTTTGTGGATTATGCCGGTCAAACGATGTCCGTTGTAACGGATACGTCGACAGGGGAAGTCGGTGAAGCACAGATTTTTGTAGCTGCGCTTGGTGCGTCCAGTTTTACCTACGTGGAGGCCACATGGACCCAAACGCTTGCAGACTGGATCAAGTCTCACGTGAATGCGTTTGAATATTATGGTGGCTGTCCAGAGATTGTTGTGCCAGACAATTTAAAGAGTGGGGTCCATAAGGCGCATCTTTACGAACCTGATATCAACCCAACCTATCAAGATATGGCCTCTTATTACGGCGTCGCAATTATTCCAACAAGGTCAAGAAGTCCGAAGGATAAAGCTAAAGTTGAGAATGCAGTCCAACAAGTCGAGAGACAAATTCTGGCCAAGCTTCGTAACCGTACCTTTTTTAGCTTGAGCGAGTTAAACCAAGCTATTCAGCCACTTTTGGATGTCTTAAACCGACGTCCTTTCCAAAAACTGCCAGGATCCCGTTTAAGCCACTTTCAAGACCTTGAGAAACAGGCATTAAAATCCCTTCCAACAACTCGGTATGAGTACGCCGAGTGGAAAAAAGTTAAAGCCGGCTTCAACTACCATATTGAGTTAGACAAGCATTTTTACAGTGTTCCCTATGCCTTGGCAAAGGAATCTCTCTATGTTCGCTATGGACCGACGATTGTTGAAATTTTTTGTCAGAATAAATGTGTCGCGACCCATGTCAGAAGTTATGGTGCCAACGGATATACGACAAATACTCTGCACATGCCAAAAGCTCATCAAGCACAGGTGGAATGGACACCCGAACGAATTGTTTCTTGGGCCAAGAAAACGGGGGAAGCAACGGCAAAATTGATAGAAGTCATCATGGCTTCACGCGCCCATCCTCAACAGGGGTTTCGCACGTGTCTTGGGATTTTAAGGCTCGGCAAGAGTTACGGTGAAGACCGTTTAGAGCTGGCTTGTAAAAGGGCTTTAGAGATAGGAGGCCACAGTTACAAAAATGTTGAATCTATTTTGAAGAACAAGATGGATCAACAGTCTTTATCCTCGTCCTCAGAAGTCAATAGCCTCTCTGATTCTCACGAATATATTCGTGGCCAAAAATACTTTAAATAA
- a CDS encoding AI-2E family transporter, whose protein sequence is MPKSFAAALESPNFWRILVVTVLVGYAFTVFLSSISSILSPFIAGFIGAYIFSGLVQKLENYKIPRVVAALLIIVTLLVVLIVLGMVAVPFLQKELIILSKNLPSLASRAYEILERVFHSLNSAKIGDLDLRSLNLELNQSISFLAQWVIHFAVNIIGNGTAFANIVTFILLSPLVMFYFLKDWPRFIASLNQLLPESSAESARTVVVKIHKTLASYGHGQVILCAILMVLYSIGLSLVGLRQAIFIGMLTGCLAFIPYVGMLVGLLASLAVAFEQFQDWSSILMVGGIYATIHLIESNFLTPYLIGDRVGLHPIWILFALLAGGLWFGFVGILLAIPVAAAVGVLVRSIFTPSTPKS, encoded by the coding sequence ATGCCAAAGTCTTTTGCTGCAGCCTTAGAAAGCCCTAATTTTTGGCGCATCCTTGTTGTGACAGTATTAGTGGGCTACGCCTTTACCGTATTCCTTAGCAGCATCAGCAGTATTCTATCACCCTTCATCGCTGGCTTTATAGGGGCGTACATTTTTAGCGGTTTAGTCCAAAAGCTCGAAAATTATAAGATTCCAAGAGTAGTCGCCGCCCTGTTGATCATTGTTACGTTACTTGTCGTCTTGATTGTTCTGGGAATGGTAGCTGTCCCTTTCCTACAAAAGGAACTCATTATTCTAAGCAAAAATTTACCAAGCCTAGCCAGCCGAGCTTATGAGATTCTGGAACGGGTTTTCCATTCATTGAATTCTGCCAAAATTGGGGATCTAGACCTAAGAAGCCTTAATCTGGAACTGAATCAATCCATCAGCTTTCTGGCCCAATGGGTTATTCATTTTGCCGTTAATATTATCGGCAATGGGACAGCCTTTGCGAACATTGTAACATTCATCCTTTTGAGCCCTTTGGTCATGTTTTACTTTTTAAAAGACTGGCCTCGTTTTATTGCATCCCTTAACCAACTGTTGCCTGAATCCAGCGCTGAGTCTGCTCGAACGGTTGTTGTAAAAATTCACAAGACACTCGCCTCCTATGGGCATGGGCAAGTCATTTTATGTGCTATTTTGATGGTCTTATATTCCATAGGGTTATCGTTGGTTGGACTCAGGCAAGCTATTTTTATCGGGATGCTGACAGGTTGCCTGGCTTTTATTCCCTATGTCGGTATGTTGGTCGGACTTTTGGCCAGTTTAGCTGTTGCCTTTGAACAGTTCCAAGACTGGTCATCTATCCTTATGGTTGGTGGAATTTATGCAACCATTCATCTGATAGAAAGCAATTTTTTGACCCCTTACCTTATTGGTGACCGGGTTGGTCTGCACCCGATTTGGATTTTGTTCGCCCTGCTGGCGGGTGGTCTATGGTTTGGGTTTGTGGGCATTTTGCTGGCCATACCTGTAGCAGCAGCGGTGGGGGTTTTGGTCCGATCTATTTTCACCCCCTCTACCCCAAAATCTTAG
- the istB gene encoding IS21-like element helper ATPase IstB yields the protein MLLNPIVYNLQKLRLHSMAKAFKEQLEQPTITQLSFEERLGLLVDTEVIARENRQLQARLRSAKLQQTACLEDIDHSCQRNLDKSLLATLSQCQWVASHHNILIVGPRGTGKTFFACALAHKACLQGYKVHYCRLCRLLSELQIGKGDGRYGKRMSELAKTEVLILDDFGLSILTDEQRRDLLEVLDDRHDKRSTIVTSQIPVKLWHETIGNETLADAILDRLVHNSYRLEIKGESMRKVRSKEKDQENTKQKNIEGPLHDTTEITNNEGVKK from the coding sequence ATGTTACTGAATCCAATTGTTTACAACCTTCAAAAACTTCGTCTTCATTCTATGGCAAAAGCCTTTAAAGAACAGCTGGAGCAACCAACCATAACGCAGCTGAGCTTTGAAGAACGTCTTGGCTTGTTGGTTGATACAGAAGTCATCGCCCGGGAAAACAGGCAATTACAGGCACGCTTGCGCAGTGCCAAACTACAGCAGACGGCCTGCCTTGAAGATATTGACCATTCATGTCAGCGTAACCTAGACAAATCTTTGTTGGCCACACTTTCTCAATGCCAATGGGTTGCTTCTCATCATAATATTTTGATTGTTGGGCCGCGTGGCACGGGGAAAACATTCTTCGCTTGTGCTCTGGCCCACAAGGCTTGCCTTCAAGGTTATAAAGTTCATTACTGCCGCCTCTGTCGCTTGCTTAGCGAATTGCAGATTGGAAAGGGGGATGGGCGTTATGGAAAAAGAATGAGTGAACTTGCTAAAACGGAGGTTTTAATTTTAGATGATTTTGGATTGTCTATTCTGACAGATGAGCAACGCCGTGACTTATTGGAGGTTTTGGATGACCGACATGATAAACGCTCTACGATTGTCACCAGTCAGATTCCTGTCAAACTCTGGCACGAAACCATAGGAAATGAGACGTTAGCGGATGCTATCCTCGATAGGTTGGTTCATAATTCTTATAGGCTTGAAATTAAAGGGGAATCTATGAGAAAAGTGAGGAGTAAAGAAAAGGATCAGGAAAACACCAAACAAAAAAACATCGAGGGTCCTTTGCATGACACAACGGAAATCACAAACAATGAAGGGGTGAAAAAATGA
- the glyA gene encoding serine hydroxymethyltransferase, whose protein sequence is MVPTTLSKTDPDIFNAIQDELRRQQNQIELIASENIVSAAVLEAQGSILTNKYAEGYPGHRYYGGCEHVDVVERLAIERVTKLFNCQFANVQPHSGAQANQAVMLALLNPGDTIMGMSLSAGGHLSHGASVNLSGKWFQAVSYEVSPETHTLDYDAIENLAQTHKPRLIIAGGSAYPRQIDFARFRAIADSVGAYLLVDMAHFSGLVAGGALPSPLPYAHVVTSTTHKTLRGPRGGIILSNDVALGKKINSAVFPGLQGGPLMHVIAAKAVAFGEALQPSFQAYAKQIIDNAQSLGQTLVERGLSLVTGGTDTHLMLVDLRNYGVNGKDACEALEHANITCNKNGIPFDPLPPSTTSGIRLGTPAITTRGFKQAECIQVGHLISDVLEALRQNNTSVAIEKAKQQVFDLCQRFPIYQDF, encoded by the coding sequence ATGGTTCCCACCACCTTATCAAAAACTGATCCAGATATTTTCAATGCCATCCAAGATGAATTGAGGCGGCAGCAGAATCAAATTGAGCTGATAGCCTCTGAAAATATTGTCTCAGCGGCTGTGTTAGAGGCCCAAGGGTCAATCCTTACCAACAAATATGCCGAAGGATACCCAGGTCATCGTTATTATGGCGGGTGCGAACATGTAGACGTGGTTGAAAGGCTGGCCATCGAACGGGTCACCAAACTTTTTAATTGCCAATTTGCGAATGTCCAGCCCCATTCGGGCGCACAAGCGAACCAGGCCGTCATGCTGGCTTTGCTGAACCCCGGCGATACCATTATGGGAATGTCGCTTAGTGCCGGCGGCCATTTAAGCCATGGGGCCAGCGTTAACCTGTCTGGGAAATGGTTCCAGGCCGTTAGTTACGAGGTTTCCCCCGAGACCCATACGCTTGATTATGATGCCATTGAAAACCTGGCCCAAACCCATAAACCTCGCCTGATCATTGCGGGCGGTTCGGCTTACCCCCGTCAAATCGACTTTGCCCGCTTTCGCGCCATTGCTGATTCGGTGGGTGCGTATTTATTGGTGGATATGGCCCACTTTTCCGGTTTGGTTGCAGGTGGCGCTTTGCCAAGCCCATTACCTTATGCCCACGTTGTCACCTCCACCACCCACAAAACCCTTCGCGGCCCCCGGGGTGGCATTATCCTTAGCAACGATGTGGCTTTGGGTAAGAAAATTAATTCAGCAGTATTCCCAGGTCTGCAGGGTGGACCTTTGATGCATGTGATTGCGGCCAAGGCAGTGGCTTTCGGGGAAGCCCTACAACCCAGCTTTCAAGCCTATGCCAAGCAGATTATTGATAACGCCCAAAGCTTGGGTCAAACCCTTGTCGAACGTGGATTGAGTCTTGTGACCGGGGGGACCGATACGCACCTTATGTTGGTTGACCTTAGAAATTATGGCGTGAACGGCAAAGATGCCTGCGAAGCCTTGGAACACGCGAATATTACCTGCAATAAAAACGGCATTCCTTTTGACCCCCTGCCCCCCAGCACAACATCAGGCATTCGTTTAGGCACGCCGGCGATTACCACCCGGGGTTTTAAGCAAGCCGAATGCATCCAAGTGGGCCATTTGATCAGCGATGTCTTAGAAGCCCTTCGCCAAAATAACACATCCGTTGCGATAGAAAAGGCGAAACAACAGGTCTTTGACCTTTGCCAACGGTTTCCCATTTATCAGGATTTCTAA